Proteins encoded within one genomic window of Planctomycetota bacterium:
- a CDS encoding ATP-binding cassette domain-containing protein, with translation MIHVRQLTKHYADLKRGRFTALAGLSFDALPGQIFGLLGPNGAGKTTALRILSTVLRASDGTATVNGFDVLTQPSLVRHQIGFMSANTGVYDRMTAWEMVEHFGRLYGLADEPLRERMEHLFERLQMNNIRDLMGAKMSTGMKQKVSIARALVHDPPVLIFDEATSGLDVLVARALLRTVAELRDQGKCIIFSTHIMREAEKLCDRLAIMHRGHILATGTLAEICESQHQPDLEELFFQLISNYDQTQTESDTNALA, from the coding sequence ATGATCCATGTTCGGCAATTGACCAAGCACTATGCCGACCTGAAGCGCGGTCGCTTTACCGCGCTGGCCGGGCTGAGCTTCGACGCGCTGCCGGGGCAGATCTTCGGACTGCTCGGACCCAACGGCGCCGGCAAGACCACGGCCCTGCGCATCCTCAGCACCGTGCTCCGCGCGTCAGACGGCACGGCCACGGTCAACGGCTTTGACGTTCTGACCCAGCCGTCGCTGGTGCGGCATCAGATCGGTTTCATGTCGGCCAACACCGGCGTGTACGACCGGATGACCGCTTGGGAAATGGTCGAGCACTTCGGCCGGCTGTATGGCTTGGCCGACGAGCCGCTGCGCGAGCGGATGGAACATCTGTTCGAGCGCTTGCAAATGAACAACATTCGCGACCTGATGGGCGCGAAGATGTCGACCGGCATGAAGCAGAAAGTCTCGATCGCCCGGGCGCTGGTCCACGACCCCCCGGTGCTGATCTTTGACGAAGCGACGTCGGGGCTCGACGTGCTGGTGGCCCGAGCGCTGCTACGCACGGTGGCCGAGCTGCGCGATCAGGGGAAGTGCATCATCTTCTCGACCCATATCATGCGCGAGGCCGAGAAACTGTGCGACCGGCTGGCGATCATGCATCGCGGGCACATCCTGGCCACGGGAACGCTGGCCGAGATTTGTGAATCGCAGCACCAGCCCGACCTGGAAGAATTGTTCTTCCAGTTGATTTCCAATTACGACCAGACACAAACCGAGAGCGACACGAACGCCTTGGCTTAG